Genomic window (Dethiosulfovibrio salsuginis):
CCCTTCTTCAAGGGCTACAAGCCTCAGTTCTACTTCCGTACCACCGACGTCACCGGAGCCATCGAGCTTCCTGAGGGAGTCGAGATGGTAATGCCTGGGGACAACGCCACCTTCAAGGTCGAGCTTATCAACCCCATCGCCATGGATCCGGGCCTTCGTTTCGCCATCCGTGAGGGCGGTCACACCGTCGGCGCTGGCGTCGTAACGGAGATATTAGAGTAATTTATCCAGAGGTCTGCCCCCGCTTACGCTGGGGCGGATCCTCATATTTGAGGAGTGAGTAATATGGCAGATCAGATAGGCCTTCAGTGTACCGAGTGCAAGAGGCGGAAC
Coding sequences:
- a CDS encoding EF-Tu C-terminal domain-related protein, with the translated sequence PFFKGYKPQFYFRTTDVTGAIELPEGVEMVMPGDNATFKVELINPIAMDPGLRFAIREGGHTVGAGVVTEILE